A region of Triplophysa dalaica isolate WHDGS20190420 chromosome 18, ASM1584641v1, whole genome shotgun sequence DNA encodes the following proteins:
- the mapkapk2b gene encoding MAP kinase-activated protein kinase 2b, with protein MERRKHSINMLDDTESKNDSAISDEQRVIQRQQMDSATQECPPPKATAKIKKTVLTEEYKFTEQVLGLGINGKVWAILQKKSGQKYALKMLQDTPKARREVELHCRASACPCIVEIADVFDNFYQGKKCLLLIMECMEGGELFRRIQEHGDQGFTEREASEIMRSIGEAVEFLHGFNIAHRDLKPENLLYTSKHPDAQLKLTDFGFAKETTTNKCLTTPCYTPYYVAPEVLGPEKYDKSCDMWSLGVIMYLLLCGYPPFYSNHGLPISPGMRSRIRNGQYEFSMPEWSAVSEEAKQLIRQLLKTDPTERMTITEFMNHSWINKSLTVPQTHLHTSKVLKEESHVWEKVKEEMTNALATIRVDYEQIRIKAIIDSSNPLLAKRRKRMRTTTTKEAA; from the exons ATGGAAAGACGCAAACACTCCATCAATATGTTAGATGATACGGAGAGTAAAAATGATTCAGCGATTTCCGATGAGCAGCGAGTGATTCAGCGTCAGCAGATGGACAGCGCGACTCAAGAGTGTCCGCCGCCGAAAGCCACAGCGAAGATAAAAAAGACTGTCCTAACAGAAGAGTACAAGTTTACGGAACAGGTGCTCGGACTAGGCATTAACGGCAAAGTCTGGGCGATTTTACAAAAGAAAAGTGGACAGAAATATGCTTTAAAG ATGCTGCAGGACACCCCTAAAGCAAGACGAGAAGTAGAGCTTCACTGCAGGGCATCGGCCTGTCCATGTATTGTAGAAATTGCAGATGTCTTTGATAATTTCTACCAAGGAAAAAAGTGTTTGCTTCTCATCATGGAGTG tatgGAGGGTGGAGAACTCTTTCGCCGCATACAGGAGCACGGTGATCAAGGTTTTACTGAAAGAG AAGCCTCTGAAATAATGAGGAGTATTGGAGAAGCTGTTGAGTTTCTGCATGGTTTTAACATTGCACACAGAGACCTCAAG CCAGAGAATTTGCTGTACACATCGAAGCATCCTGATGCCCAGCTCAAGCTCACAGACTTTGGATTTGCCAAAGAAACCACAACAAACAAATGCTTGACAACCCCATGCTACACACCGTACTATGTGG cCCCAGAGGTGCTTGGTCCAGAGAAATATGATAAGTCATGCGATATGTGGTCATTAGGAGTCATCATGTACCTTCT GTTATGTGGATATCCACCATTCTACTCAAACCATGGTTTGCCAATCTCCCCAGGAATGAGATCTCGCATAAGGAACGGCCAGTATGAATTTTCTATGCCTGAATGGTCAGCAGTATCAGAGGAAG CCAAGCAGCTCATTCGCCAATTACTGAAAACTGATCCAACGGAGAGAATGACCATCACAGAGTTCATGAACCATTCTTGGATTAAT AAATCACTAACTGTCCCTCAGACGCATTTACACACAAGTAAAGTTCTTAAAGAAGAGAGTCATGTGTGGGAAAAGGTCAAG GAGGAGATGACTAATGCCCTTGCAACCATAAGAGTGGACTATGAACAAATAAGGATCAAAGCCATCATAGACTCATCCAATCCCCTTCTGgcaaagagaagaaagagaatgAGAACGACAACCACAAAAGAGGCAGCTTAA
- the fmodb gene encoding fibromodulin: MRGWIVLLLLAKLVNVSTTQSSSSLTWLNYLRNRAYSHGYGRSHSQASLSAEDESSQLECPLECDCPSMYRYAMYCNNRNLQHVPFVPSRIKYVYLQNNQITGITNEVFDNALNLSWISLHSNKLSSDKISDKVFAKLPNLVRLFLHNNNLSRFPKGLPCSLRVLHLNHNNISVVPADSFHGMSNLTALHLQMNPIEDLGNALDGLPSLTVLDLRGNRLRKIPDRLPLKLSQLYLEYNHISSVPAGFLNDRPELRFVRLSHNQLTNGGIPANVFNVSTLVELDLSFNKLERIPTISTSLENLYLQANKITEFSLSSFCRVVDRNNYSNLRVLRLDANKISPQDIPTEAVLCLRLATNVDV; the protein is encoded by the exons ATGAGAGGCTGGATTGTACTGTTATTGCTGGCAAAGCTTGTCAATGTATCCACGACACAATCAAGCAGCTCCCTGACCTGGTTAAATTACCTGCGCAACCGGGCCTACAGTCACGGCTACGGCCGAAGTCACAGTCAGGCCTCCCTGTCTGCAGAGGATGAATCTTCCCAGCTTGAGTGTCCGTTGGAGTGTGACTGCCCTTCGATGTACCGCTACGCCATGTACTGCAACAACCGCAACCTACAGCACGTGCCATTTGTCCCATCTCGCATCAAATACGTCTACCTGCAAAATAACCAGATCACAGGCATCACCAACGAGGTGTTTGACAATGCCTTGAATTTATCTTGGATCAGCCTCCACTCGAATAAACTGAGTTCCGACAAGATCAGTGATAAAGTCTTTGCAAAACTGCCAAACCTAGTGCGTCTCTTTTTACACAACAACAACCTCAGCCGTTTTCCAAAAGGTTTGCCGTGCTCCCTGCGTGTGTTACACTTAAACCACAACAATATCTCTGTGGTGCCAGCTGATTCTTTCCATGGCATGAGCAACCTGACGGCCCTGCATCTCCAAATGAATCCCATTGAAGATCTTGGCAATGCTCTTGATGGGCTGCCATCCTTGACAGTTCTAGACTTGCGTGGGAACAGATTGAGGAAGATTCCAGATCGTCTACCGCTAAAGTTAAGTCAACTCTACCTCGAGTACAACCATATATCTAGCGTGCCTGCTGGCTTTCTGAACGACCGACCTGAGCTACGCTTTGTACGGCTGTCGCACAACCAGCTCACCAATGGTGGTATACCAGCCAATGTTTTCAATGTCAGCACACTTGTGGAACTTGATTTGTCTTTCAACAAGTTGGAGAGGATTCCCACTATCAGCACAAGTCTAGAGAATCTCTATCTACAGGCCAACAAGATCACAG AATTTTCGTTGAGCAGTTTCTGCAGAGTTGTGGACAGGAACAATTATTCCAATCTGCGTGTACTGCGTCTGGATGCCAACAAAATAAGCCCTCAGGACATCCCCACTGAAGCTGTACTCTGTCTGCGCCTGGCTACCAACGTTGACGTGTAG